CGGGCAAAGGCCCATCTGCTCCCAAAGGGGCCACCATAAAGTTTGAAGGGGTAGTGGTCGCTCTCTACAATGGCTCCAGCTGGATCACGCTTAATCAGGGGAGTCCGGCTACGGTGACCGTTACGATGAGCGATTCTACCCTTCAGATGGCAGTGAATACGCCCGTGTCCGTGGAAGCCGGGACTTATACCAAGGTTAGACTGCAGTTTAGCGGGATCAGCAGTTCAACCTGGGGTGGAGCTAGTATTGATTTTGGCGGCGCTGCCAGTGTTACCATTGAAGCAGCTGCCAACATTCAAGTAAGCGGTAATGCCACCGTTACTATAGTGGTTGACATCAATACCAATAAATGGCTAGATGCGAACGGCGCTTTAACCGCCACCACTGCGATTGATATTAAGAACGCCTTTACCGTGAGTGTCCGGTGAGCGTGAGGTCGCAGTAAAAAAACCTTCCACCAGCCTAAATGGTTTCCGAAGGCAAAAAAATAAATTACTATTCAGCCACAGAAAGCACAGAGGGCGCAAAAAATTCAATTCAAGAAAATCCTTTTGTGATTTATGTGCTTTCTGTGGCTAATCCCGGGAAACGATGATACAAACAAAACAAAAAACAAGGAGGAAAAATGAAGATGTTGAACTCTAGCAAATGGTTGGCGCTGGTAATGGGCTTGGCGGCGCTGAGTTCCAATGCGGTTTATGGCGCGGCCACAACCACCATTGTTACCCCCCCTTATGTGTACCATCCGATTGCCGAAGGGGATACCGCCTATTTCCGGAATGACCTCATTCTTTACAATTACTCGTCGGTAGTAAATCTAGCTAACATGGTTAGCGATGGAGAAGTGCGCATCCGTAGAGCCGGCTGGACAGGGGCCTGGCAAGGGGGATGGCCGCTTGATTTTTTCTGGGGCAATTGGTACGAAGAATGGATGGGTCGGACCAGCAATGTTCCCGGCGGAGACCCCGATGGAATGGTCTACTTCATTGATGCCCAGGCAGAATCCACCGATGCTGCCTGGAATAATCCCGGCTGGGGACCAACTGCTTCTAAAACGCCGATGATCAGGGACCGAACTGCCCCTGACTCGGTAATAACATTCCCTCGAAATTTAGGCTGGGTCAGCAGTGGAACATCCAATGTCTCCGGCACAGTTTATGATGCCCTGGCCGGAGTGGATTCGGTTCTTATCAGAGTTTTTCGCCAACCCGCCGGAACCCTAATTGCA
This genomic stretch from candidate division TA06 bacterium harbors:
- a CDS encoding DUF4382 domain-containing protein, whose translation is MAKRFFALSLAALISLSLLGCGKEKPTSPATGQVKVGANDASGKGPSAPKGATIKFEGVVVALYNGSSWITLNQGSPATVTVTMSDSTLQMAVNTPVSVEAGTYTKVRLQFSGISSSTWGGASIDFGGAASVTIEAAANIQVSGNATVTIVVDINTNKWLDANGALTATTAIDIKNAFTVSVR